From Polaribacter butkevichii, a single genomic window includes:
- a CDS encoding YwbE family protein — MSDGKLRKNVKIGLGVEVVQKHHQRSGELTEGVIAKILTKSQNHPHGIKVQLESGIVGRVKNILA, encoded by the coding sequence ATGAGTGACGGAAAGCTAAGAAAAAACGTAAAAATAGGTTTAGGTGTAGAAGTAGTTCAAAAACACCATCAAAGAAGTGGCGAATTAACAGAAGGTGTTATAGCAAAAATTCTAACTAAATCTCAAAACCATCCGCATGGAATTAAAGTTCAGTTAGAATCTGGTATTGTAGGTAGGGTTAAAAATATTTTAGCGTAA
- a CDS encoding cold-shock protein → MNKGTVKFFNESKGFGFITEEGSNKEHFVHVSGLIDEIRENDEVEFDLQDGKKGLNAVNVRVL, encoded by the coding sequence ATGAATAAAGGTACCGTAAAATTTTTCAACGAATCTAAAGGATTTGGATTTATCACTGAAGAAGGATCAAACAAAGAACATTTTGTACATGTGTCAGGATTAATCGATGAAATTCGTGAAAACGATGAAGTTGAATTTGACTTACAAGATGGAAAAAAAGGATTAAACGCAGTAAACGTAAGAGTATTATAA
- a CDS encoding cold-shock protein — MNKGTVKFFNESKGFGFITEEGNNTEHFVHVSGLIDEIRENDEVEFDLQDGRKGLNAVNVRVL; from the coding sequence ATGAATAAAGGTACCGTAAAATTTTTCAATGAATCTAAAGGATTTGGATTTATCACTGAAGAAGGAAACAACACAGAACATTTTGTACATGTGTCAGGATTAATCGATGAAATTCGTGAAAACGATGAAGTTGAATTTGACTTACAAGATGGAAGAAAAGGATTAAACGCAGTAAACGTAAGAGTATTATAA
- a CDS encoding NAD(P)H-dependent flavin oxidoreductase, with amino-acid sequence MRNKITELFNIEFPIVQGGMIWVSGWKLAAAVSNAGGLGLIGAGSMYPDVLREHIQKCKKATEKPFGVNIPMLYPDIEKLIDIIIEEGVKIVFTSAGNPKTWTSFLKEKGITVVHVVSSVKFALKAEAAGVDAVVCEGFEAGGHNGREETTTFTLIPMVKEQVKIPVIAAGGIGTGRGVLAAMVLGADGVQIGSRFAASEESSAHINFKNTIIDVKDGDTQVTLKELAPVRLVKNKFYNEVQELYKQHPSTEQIKELLGRARSKKGMFEGDLDEGELEIGQIAGLIHEIKPVKDILNEIIDEFNAVKRFILSV; translated from the coding sequence ATGAGAAATAAAATTACAGAATTATTTAATATTGAGTTTCCAATTGTTCAAGGAGGTATGATTTGGGTTTCTGGATGGAAATTAGCAGCGGCCGTTTCTAATGCAGGTGGTTTGGGCTTAATTGGTGCTGGCTCTATGTATCCAGATGTGTTACGAGAACATATTCAGAAATGTAAAAAAGCAACAGAGAAACCATTTGGAGTAAATATCCCAATGTTGTATCCTGATATAGAAAAATTAATTGATATTATTATAGAAGAAGGCGTAAAAATTGTTTTTACTTCTGCAGGAAATCCAAAAACCTGGACTTCCTTTTTAAAGGAAAAAGGAATTACGGTGGTACATGTAGTAAGTTCTGTTAAGTTTGCTTTAAAAGCAGAAGCTGCCGGTGTAGATGCTGTTGTTTGTGAAGGTTTTGAGGCTGGTGGACATAATGGAAGGGAAGAAACAACCACGTTTACATTGATACCTATGGTTAAAGAACAGGTTAAAATACCTGTAATTGCTGCTGGTGGAATAGGCACGGGGAGAGGAGTGTTAGCAGCCATGGTGCTGGGTGCAGATGGTGTACAAATAGGGAGTAGGTTTGCTGCATCAGAAGAATCTTCTGCGCATATTAATTTTAAAAACACCATTATTGATGTTAAAGATGGAGATACACAAGTAACTTTAAAAGAATTAGCACCTGTAAGGTTGGTAAAAAATAAGTTTTATAATGAAGTACAAGAATTATATAAGCAGCATCCATCAACAGAACAAATAAAAGAGCTACTAGGAAGAGCACGTTCTAAAAAAGGAATGTTTGAAGGAGATTTAGATGAAGGTGAGTTAGAAATAGGGCAAATAGCAGGGTTAATTCATGAAATAAAGCCTGTAAAAGACATTTTAAATGAGATTATAGACGAATTTAACGCAGTTAAAAGGTTTATATTGAGTGTTTAA
- a CDS encoding S8 family serine peptidase, protein MKKLLLFLFIATFFNAKAQEDAWVFLRDKPNQATFLESPLTMLTQRALDRRTKLNIPLDIKDVPVDENYYNQIKNDVNITVLAKSKWLNAIHIKGEVGNINNLLATYSFIDHIEFANKSLNLNAKSKGKAIKPNHYNKFKETLTDYNYGATDNQIKMLHGNYLHEQGLTGAGQIIAIIDAGFPNVNTLEAFKRIRDNNQILGGYDFVERSEEFYAGDSHGTHVLSTIGGYLENQFVGTAPDASFYLFRTENAPVEVPLEESLWVEAAERADSLGVDVINTSLGYTTFDNPNYNYTYADLDGKTTFISRGAEIGASRGMLLVNAVGNEGNGSWKYMGAPADAASVISVGAVDALENIVSFSSFGPTSDGRIKPEILAKGASAAVINYTTGGIASSNGTSFSSPIMAGLIACLNQHEGFLLKAASSKATTNNFNTYLKQAVYESADKFNAPTDQHGYGIPNFEVALKTYITSLSVLDDTNINVNVYPNPAKNQLLISTDALNFTIKIYTMLGKKVLEKTVSSSKIVDVSFLESGVYLLKISKGNQQKTIKLMKQ, encoded by the coding sequence ATGAAGAAATTACTACTTTTTTTATTTATAGCTACTTTTTTTAACGCTAAGGCCCAAGAAGACGCATGGGTTTTCTTAAGAGACAAACCAAACCAAGCTACTTTTTTAGAGAGTCCTTTAACAATGCTCACTCAAAGAGCATTAGACAGAAGGACTAAATTAAATATTCCTCTAGATATTAAAGATGTACCTGTTGATGAAAATTATTATAATCAGATTAAGAATGATGTAAACATCACTGTTTTAGCCAAATCTAAATGGTTAAATGCAATTCATATTAAAGGTGAAGTTGGTAATATTAATAATTTATTAGCTACCTATAGTTTTATCGATCATATAGAATTTGCTAATAAATCTTTAAATTTAAATGCTAAATCAAAAGGAAAAGCAATAAAACCTAATCATTATAATAAGTTTAAAGAAACGCTAACCGATTATAATTATGGTGCTACCGATAATCAAATTAAAATGCTACATGGAAATTATTTACATGAGCAAGGTTTAACAGGTGCAGGTCAAATAATAGCAATTATAGACGCAGGTTTTCCTAACGTAAATACTTTAGAAGCTTTTAAAAGAATTAGAGATAATAATCAGATTTTAGGAGGCTACGATTTTGTAGAAAGAAGCGAAGAGTTTTACGCTGGAGATAGTCATGGAACTCATGTATTATCAACAATTGGCGGTTATTTAGAAAATCAGTTTGTAGGTACTGCACCAGATGCTTCTTTTTATTTATTTAGAACAGAAAATGCGCCTGTAGAAGTCCCTTTAGAGGAAAGTTTATGGGTAGAAGCTGCAGAAAGAGCAGATAGTTTGGGGGTTGATGTTATTAATACTTCTTTAGGATATACAACTTTTGATAATCCGAATTACAATTATACGTATGCCGATTTAGATGGTAAAACCACCTTTATTTCTAGAGGAGCAGAAATTGGTGCTTCTCGTGGTATGCTTTTAGTAAATGCAGTTGGTAATGAAGGAAATGGATCATGGAAATATATGGGAGCGCCGGCAGATGCAGCTTCTGTAATAAGTGTTGGTGCTGTAGATGCATTAGAAAATATTGTTAGTTTTAGTTCTTTCGGACCAACATCAGACGGAAGAATAAAACCCGAAATTTTAGCCAAAGGAGCAAGTGCAGCGGTAATTAATTATACCACAGGTGGCATTGCAAGTTCTAACGGTACGTCTTTTTCGTCACCAATTATGGCAGGATTAATTGCGTGTTTAAATCAGCATGAAGGTTTTCTTTTAAAAGCAGCATCATCAAAAGCAACCACAAATAATTTTAATACGTATTTAAAACAAGCTGTTTATGAGTCTGCAGATAAATTTAATGCTCCTACAGATCAACATGGTTATGGAATTCCGAATTTTGAAGTAGCATTAAAAACCTATATAACTAGTTTATCTGTTTTAGACGATACCAATATCAATGTAAATGTGTATCCAAATCCTGCTAAAAACCAACTATTAATCTCTACAGATGCTTTAAATTTTACAATTAAAATATATACGATGCTTGGTAAAAAGGTGCTAGAAAAAACAGTTTCAAGCTCTAAAATTGTTGATGTTTCTTTTCTAGAAAGCGGTGTTTATTTACTTAAAATATCTAAAGGAAATCAACAAAAAACGATAAAGCTGATGAAACAATAA
- the mnmA gene encoding tRNA 2-thiouridine(34) synthase MnmA, producing the protein MKRVVVGLSGGVDSSVTAHLLKEQGYEVIGLFMKNWHDDSVTISNECPWLEDSNDAMIVAEKLGIPFQVVDLSNQYKERIVDYMFDEYSKGRTPNPDVLCNREIKFDVFMDIALKLGADYVATGHYCRKGEEIIDGKPVYKLLAGKDVNKDQSYFLCQLSQEQLTKALFPIGELTKPEVRKIAKEADLITAEKKDSQGLCFIGKVRLPEFLQQKLEPKNGVIVTIPSDFEQYTKQAPVFENKEAELAYYATKFSYNKEDGKVVGKHQGAHYFTKGQRKGLNVGGTKEALYVIETDVVENVIYAGEGKNHQGLYRNVLFVSNEEMHWIRKDLTLKSGETMQVDARIRYRQPLENATLHKVETGLYVEFENKQSAIQEGQFVAWYINEELLGSGVIS; encoded by the coding sequence ATGAAACGAGTAGTTGTTGGTCTTTCTGGTGGTGTAGATTCTAGTGTAACCGCACATTTATTAAAAGAACAAGGATACGAAGTTATTGGGCTTTTTATGAAAAATTGGCATGATGACTCTGTAACCATTTCAAATGAATGCCCTTGGTTAGAGGACTCTAATGATGCAATGATTGTTGCAGAAAAGTTAGGAATCCCTTTTCAAGTTGTCGATTTAAGTAATCAATACAAAGAACGTATTGTAGATTATATGTTCGATGAGTATAGTAAAGGTAGAACGCCAAACCCAGATGTTCTTTGTAATAGAGAAATAAAGTTTGATGTTTTTATGGACATTGCTTTAAAATTGGGGGCAGATTATGTGGCTACAGGGCATTATTGTAGAAAAGGAGAAGAGATTATAGACGGTAAACCAGTTTATAAATTATTAGCAGGTAAAGATGTTAATAAAGATCAATCTTACTTTTTGTGTCAGTTGTCTCAAGAGCAATTAACAAAAGCATTATTTCCAATTGGCGAATTAACAAAGCCAGAAGTAAGAAAAATAGCCAAAGAAGCAGATTTAATTACGGCAGAAAAGAAAGATTCTCAAGGTTTATGTTTTATCGGTAAAGTTCGTTTACCAGAGTTTTTACAACAAAAATTAGAACCCAAAAACGGAGTAATTGTAACAATTCCTTCGGATTTTGAGCAGTACACAAAACAAGCGCCTGTTTTTGAAAATAAAGAAGCAGAACTTGCTTATTACGCAACAAAATTTTCTTACAATAAAGAAGATGGTAAAGTAGTTGGTAAACATCAAGGCGCACACTATTTTACAAAAGGACAACGTAAAGGTTTAAATGTTGGTGGTACAAAAGAAGCTTTGTATGTGATAGAAACCGATGTGGTAGAAAATGTAATTTATGCTGGTGAAGGAAAAAATCACCAAGGTTTATATAGAAATGTGTTGTTTGTTTCCAATGAAGAAATGCATTGGATTCGTAAAGATTTAACATTAAAATCTGGAGAAACTATGCAAGTAGATGCTAGAATTAGATACAGGCAACCTTTAGAAAATGCAACCTTACATAAAGTAGAAACAGGTTTGTATGTAGAGTTTGAAAACAAGCAATCTGCCATACAAGAAGGTCAGTTTGTGGCTTGGTATATCAATGAAGAATTATTAGGTTCTGGAGTAATCTCTTAA
- a CDS encoding toxin-antitoxin system YwqK family antitoxin codes for MINIKRLFFILLFFTCFFTSKTTYAQKINQFDQHKKRTGVWKKYYSNKRIRYTGQFKNGKEVGVFKFYDITSSKHPVIIKTFYENSDSLYVQFFTLKGTIETEGVLVGKKRVGNWKYFYSDGTIMSEENYKEGKLDGALINYYQDGRVTEFSTYKNGLLDGVSSKYSSKGILIEEITYKNGVLNGLAKYFELNGQLKETGNYKDGLRVGNWEYYMDGEVATEKELKAKNYFTRKKED; via the coding sequence ATGATAAATATAAAAAGACTGTTTTTTATTTTACTGTTTTTTACTTGTTTTTTTACAAGTAAAACTACTTATGCTCAGAAAATTAATCAATTCGATCAGCATAAAAAAAGAACAGGTGTTTGGAAAAAGTATTATTCAAATAAAAGAATTCGTTACACAGGGCAGTTTAAAAACGGAAAAGAAGTAGGTGTTTTTAAGTTTTACGATATTACAAGCTCTAAGCACCCTGTCATTATAAAAACTTTTTATGAGAATTCAGATTCTTTATATGTTCAATTTTTTACGTTAAAAGGTACCATAGAAACAGAAGGTGTTTTAGTAGGAAAAAAACGAGTTGGTAATTGGAAATATTTTTACTCTGATGGCACAATCATGTCAGAAGAAAATTATAAAGAGGGTAAATTAGATGGTGCATTAATAAATTACTATCAAGATGGTAGGGTTACAGAATTTTCTACATATAAAAACGGCTTGTTAGATGGAGTTAGTAGTAAATATTCTAGTAAAGGTATTCTAATAGAAGAAATTACTTACAAAAATGGTGTCTTAAACGGATTGGCAAAATACTTTGAATTGAATGGTCAGTTAAAAGAAACAGGTAATTATAAAGACGGATTACGCGTGGGAAATTGGGAATATTATATGGATGGAGAAGTAGCTACTGAAAAAGAGCTAAAAGCAAAAAATTATTTTACTCGTAAAAAAGAAGATTGA
- a CDS encoding adenylosuccinate lyase, translating into MENPKRENRQRVANIVLENQKLFKELVAITFDVENKVSIKAAWILEWICTHHHLEWILPHLDVFTSEIKNVKFDSAIRPCAKICEHLATAYYAKDENEIKKKLTNKHIDAIVETGFDWLITPQKIAVRAYTMTFLYFFGLEKEWIHPELKHLITYKIMHESKGCKARGKYILEMIEKHQKSTL; encoded by the coding sequence ATGGAAAACCCTAAAAGGGAAAACCGACAAAGAGTGGCAAATATTGTATTAGAAAATCAGAAATTATTTAAAGAATTGGTTGCTATTACTTTTGATGTTGAAAATAAAGTTTCTATAAAAGCGGCTTGGATTTTAGAGTGGATTTGCACACACCATCATTTAGAATGGATTTTACCTCATTTAGATGTATTTACATCAGAAATTAAAAATGTAAAATTTGATAGCGCTATTAGACCATGTGCTAAAATATGTGAACATTTGGCTACTGCGTATTATGCTAAAGATGAAAACGAAATCAAAAAAAAACTGACAAACAAACATATAGATGCGATTGTAGAAACAGGTTTCGATTGGTTAATTACGCCTCAAAAAATTGCCGTTAGAGCCTATACAATGACTTTTTTATATTTCTTTGGATTAGAAAAAGAGTGGATTCATCCAGAATTAAAACACTTAATAACCTATAAAATTATGCACGAAAGCAAAGGTTGCAAAGCTCGTGGAAAATACATTTTAGAAATGATAGAAAAACATCAAAAATCGACTTTATAA
- the purB gene encoding adenylosuccinate lyase translates to MNLTKLNAISPIDGRYRGKISKLADYFSEEALIKYRVRVEIEYFIALCEIPLPQLADFNNDLFDDLRKIYIDFTAEDAQKIKDIESITNHDVKAVEYFIKEKFDALGLQAHKEFIHFGLTSQDINNTAVPLSIKEAMNDVYVPQYFELLEKLQELVIEWQDVSMLARTHGQPASPTRLGKEIEVYVVRLKEQFNLLNDIPSAAKFGGATGNYNAHKVAYPNIDWKEFGSTFVQEKLGLHHSFPTTQIEHYDHLAALFDTLKRINTIVLDLDRDFWTYVSMEYFKQKIKAGEVGSSAMPHKVNPIDFENSEGNLGLANAIFEHLSAKLPVSRLQRDLTDSTVLRNVGVPFGHTIIAFTSTLKGLNKLLLNKQKFEDDLENNWAVVAEAIQTILRREAYPNPYEALKGLTRTNAKINQKSIADFIDTLEVSSEIKEELKAITPANYTGI, encoded by the coding sequence ATGAACTTAACAAAATTAAATGCCATCTCACCTATTGATGGACGTTATAGAGGTAAAATATCAAAATTAGCAGACTATTTTTCTGAAGAAGCTTTAATAAAATACAGAGTTCGTGTAGAAATAGAATATTTTATTGCTTTGTGTGAAATTCCTTTACCACAATTAGCAGACTTTAACAACGATTTATTTGACGATTTACGTAAAATTTATATCGATTTTACTGCAGAAGATGCTCAAAAAATTAAAGATATAGAAAGCATTACAAATCATGATGTAAAAGCTGTTGAATACTTTATCAAAGAAAAATTTGATGCGTTAGGCTTACAAGCTCATAAAGAATTTATCCATTTTGGATTGACTTCTCAAGACATTAACAACACTGCTGTTCCGCTTTCTATTAAAGAAGCGATGAACGATGTTTATGTTCCTCAATATTTTGAACTTTTAGAAAAGTTACAAGAATTAGTTATTGAGTGGCAAGATGTTTCTATGCTAGCAAGAACACATGGTCAGCCTGCATCACCTACAAGGTTAGGGAAAGAAATAGAAGTATATGTAGTTCGTTTAAAAGAACAATTCAATTTATTAAATGATATACCAAGTGCTGCTAAGTTTGGTGGTGCAACGGGTAATTACAATGCACACAAGGTTGCATATCCAAATATTGATTGGAAAGAATTTGGAAGTACTTTTGTACAAGAAAAGTTAGGTTTACACCATTCTTTTCCAACAACACAAATAGAACATTACGATCATTTAGCGGCTTTGTTTGATACTTTAAAACGTATTAATACCATTGTACTAGATTTAGATAGAGATTTCTGGACCTATGTTTCTATGGAATACTTTAAACAAAAAATTAAGGCTGGTGAAGTTGGTTCTTCTGCAATGCCACATAAAGTAAATCCTATTGATTTTGAAAATTCTGAAGGAAATTTAGGATTGGCAAATGCTATTTTCGAACACCTTTCTGCAAAGTTACCAGTATCTCGTTTACAACGTGATTTAACAGATAGTACTGTTTTACGTAATGTTGGTGTACCTTTTGGACATACAATTATTGCTTTTACATCTACCTTAAAAGGATTGAATAAATTATTGTTAAACAAACAAAAGTTTGAAGATGATTTAGAAAATAATTGGGCTGTTGTTGCTGAAGCAATTCAGACTATTTTAAGACGTGAAGCTTACCCTAATCCTTATGAAGCCTTAAAAGGATTAACCAGAACAAATGCTAAAATCAACCAAAAATCTATTGCAGATTTTATTGATACTTTAGAGGTTTCATCAGAAATTAAAGAAGAATTAAAGGCTATTACACCTGCTAATTATACAGGAATATAA
- a CDS encoding TerC family protein — protein MEIFLHIDTWVALITLTFLEIILGIDNIIFISISANKLPKHQVRKGTLLGLALAMITRIVLLISVSYLIAFKTPFLEINIGWFKTGLTGQSIILFLGGLFLLYKSTKEIREKVEHTNENEVLKSPKVISLTNVIIQIILIDIVFSFDSILTAVGMTNGIDGALIIMIIAVIVSIIIMMIFSKPISNFVNNNPTIQMLALSFLILIGFMLITESAHLSNTEIFNKTVGAIPKGYLYFAIAFSLGVEMLNLKIRKK, from the coding sequence GTGGAAATTTTTCTACATATAGATACTTGGGTAGCATTAATTACCCTTACTTTTCTAGAAATTATTTTAGGAATAGACAATATTATATTTATATCAATATCTGCCAATAAACTCCCAAAACATCAAGTAAGAAAGGGGACTCTCTTAGGATTAGCTTTAGCAATGATTACTAGAATAGTACTATTAATTAGTGTTTCTTATTTAATTGCATTTAAAACACCTTTTTTAGAAATTAATATAGGTTGGTTTAAAACAGGATTAACAGGCCAAAGTATCATTTTATTTTTAGGCGGACTTTTTTTACTCTATAAAAGCACTAAAGAAATCCGTGAAAAAGTAGAACATACTAATGAAAACGAAGTGTTAAAATCTCCAAAGGTTATATCATTAACAAATGTTATTATTCAAATAATACTTATTGATATTGTTTTTTCTTTTGATAGTATTTTAACAGCAGTTGGTATGACTAACGGAATAGATGGCGCTTTAATTATAATGATTATAGCCGTAATAGTTTCTATTATAATTATGATGATTTTTTCGAAGCCGATTAGTAATTTTGTAAACAATAACCCAACTATTCAAATGTTAGCATTGTCTTTTTTAATTTTGATAGGATTTATGTTAATTACAGAAAGTGCTCATTTATCAAATACAGAAATTTTTAACAAAACTGTTGGGGCTATTCCTAAAGGATATTTGTACTTTGCGATCGCATTTTCTTTAGGAGTAGAAATGCTGAATTTAAAAATTAGAAAAAAATAA